The Thunnus thynnus chromosome 22, fThuThy2.1, whole genome shotgun sequence genome includes a window with the following:
- the rgp1 gene encoding RAB6A-GEF complex partner protein 2, with the protein MIEVVASMARGPVFLAGELMECLITFTNPMSHLSTSASSEMLAWASAQIHCQFHASESRVALPAQGNKQDVQAESDTVLIPSRGERGQCMLDTPPKILFCDLRLDPGESKTYSYSELVPVDGPPSFRGQAVKYVYKLTIGCQRVNSPIKLLRVPFRVLVLQGMPEPPFTQDEEVSPSNPFLEEEEASRRDARPLERALDMLMVTTSRRCPHMFNITNMRGKVAKFCIFKTVYRLGEDIIGTFNFSEGDIPCLQYSVSLQSEEEIQQQYQRRPGQAVSVTGHGRHMESCLHTASSHFSLPIPLNVTPGFSTDIVALRWRLHFEFVTAREPIEPPTVLQNQSEVTVWSGAEHVDVDTFSWDLPIKVLPTNPALASYVSQFTGTNSINI; encoded by the exons ATGATCGAGGTGGTGGCCTCCATGGCCCGAGGCCCCGTTTTCCTGGCTGGGGAGCTCATGGAGTGTCTCATAACTTTCACCAACCCGATGTCCCACCTCTCCACCTCTGCCAGCAG TGAGATGCTGGCATGGGCCAGCGCCCAGATACACTGCCAGTTTCATGCCAGTGAGAGCAGAGTGGCCCTGCCGGCCCAGGGCAACAAGCAGGACGTCCAGGCTGAGAGCGACACAGTGCTTATTCCAAGTAGAG GAGAGCGAGGGCAGTGTATGCTGGACACACCACCCAAGATATTATTCTGTGACCTGCGCCTGGATCCTGGAGAAAGCAAAACCT ATTCATACAGTGAGCTTGTACCCGTCGATGGTCCTCCTAGTTTTCGTGGTCAGGCAGTGAAGTACGTCTACAAATTGACCATCGGCTGCCAGAGGGTCAACTCTCCTATCAAACTTCTCAGAGTTCCCTTCAGAGTGCTGGTTCTGCAGG GGATGCCAGAACCTCCATTTACACAGGATGAGGAGGTGTCCCCTTCTAACCCGTtcctggaggaagaggaagcgaGCCGCAGGGACGCTCGGCCTTTGGAGAGAGCACTGGACATGCTGATGGTCACCACCTCAAGGCGCTGCCCAC acatgtttaatatCACCAATATGCGTGGGAAAGTAGCAAAGTTCTGCATCTTCAAGACTGTTTACAGACTCGGAGAGGACATCATCGGCACATTCAACTTCTCAGAGGGCGACATTCCCTGCTTACAG TATTCAGTGAGCCTCCAGAGTGAAGAGGAGATCCAGCAGCAGTACCAGCGGCGTCCTGGCCAGGCTGTCAGTGTGACCGGACACGGACGGCACATGGAGTCGTGCCTCCACACGGCCTCCAGCCACTTCTCCCTCCCCATCCCCCTCAACGTCACACCAGGTTTCAGCACAGACATAG tggCCCTGAGGTGGCGTCTGCACTTTGAATTCGTCACGGCTCGGGAGCCTATAGAACCGCCCACGGTTCTCCAGAACCAATCGGAGGTGACGGTTTGGTCCGGAGCGGAGCATGTCGACGTGGATACCTTCAGTTGGGATCTGCCGATCAAAGTCCTGCCTACCAACCCGGCCCTGGCATCCTATGTGTCCCAGTTCACGGGGACCAACAGCATTAATATTTGA
- the msmp1 gene encoding prostate-associated microseminoprotein — protein MGLQRQKRNQRLRPDQKKKMELAGVNWVLAVAGFLLWTSGGSAAPMECHFNSRALCVFEGKHYSLGETWMDNACMQCTCLHPVGVGCCETVHRPVDFPAWCELRVEPVTCKVTLVQTADTRLPCTPGEDIKDPSHGSLKLQHQLEG, from the exons ATGGGGTTGCAAAGGCAGAAAAGGAACCAGAGGCTTAGACCagaccagaagaagaagatggagcTTGCTGGAGTTAACTGGGTTCTCGCTGTTGCAGGGTTTCTTCTGTGGACCAGTGGTGGTTCTGCAGCACCCATGGAGTGCCACTTCAACTCCAGAG cactgtgtgtgttcgAGGGGAAACACTACTCACTGGGCGAAACCTGGATGGACAACGCTTGTATGCAGTGCACCTGTCTGCACCCTGTTGGTGTCGGTTGCTGTGAGAC GGTGCATCGGCCGGTGGATTTCCCTGCATGGTGTGAGTTGCGTGTGGAGCCCGTGACCTGCAAAGTGACCCTGGTCCAGACAGCCGACACCCGCCTGCCCTGCACCCCAGGTGAAGACATCAAGGACCCGAGCCATGGATCACTTAAGCTGCAGCACCAGCTGGAGGGGTAG
- the gba2 gene encoding non-lysosomal glucosylceramidase — protein sequence MTTEWGEKSTADLMSRYVSKEMGYGVPKEGWRICLAHEFKEKRKPFQAKDVSLSNVFEHVGLGIRYLKWWYKKTQVEKKAPFIDMFRAQPLRQIYGAPLGGIGGGTITRGWRGEFCRWQLNPGMYHYKTVTANQFTVCLRRGGQTVYQQVLSVERPPTLQGWNWGYCGEYAFYHALYPRAWTVYHLPGQNVTLTCRQVSPVIPHDYQDSSLPVAVFVWDIENKNDYALDVSIMFTMVNGSGHKDDKSGGHWNEPFHLEKEGEAVSGVLLHHCTTVNPYTLCIAAREQPDREISHQTAFSPKGTCSGLWSDLINDGRLDSPTGSSPPTPKGEKVAAALAVSCSVPAQSHNTLEFCLAWDMPKITFGSREREHIRRYTRYYGTNGDASPSLSHYALTRYKQWEKSIEEWQRPILQDSSLPSWYKSALFNELYFVADGGTVWTELPEDADVSGGMRSENGGLPAQPAVIKEYGRFAYLEGQEYRMYNTYDVHFYASFALIMLWPKLALSVQYDIAGSVVQRDPTERLHLMSGVCSPVKAKNVVPHDIGDPDDEPWQRVNAYLIHDTADWKDLNLKFVLQVYRDFHITQDSQYLQDMWPICQAVMESEIKFDLDGDGLIENSGYADQTYDGWTVTGPSAYCGGLWLASLCVMCKMARLVDKEETYQHYRDILDRGSAAFDKLLWNGKYYNYDSSGRDLSNSVMSDQCAGHWFLRASGLGDEDYQAFPKEKIISALKSVFDLNVMSFAGGQMGAVNGMRPEGVPDRSSVQSDEVWIGVVYGLAATMIHEGMREEGMRTAEGCYRTVWERLGMAFQTPEAYCEKGIYRSLAYMRPLSVWAMQLALNTSHKDQTTSSQTGATDKEQGQDLRENQS from the exons ATGACTACAGAGTGGGGTGAGAAATCCACAGCGGACCTCATGAGTAGGTATGTGTCCAAGGAAATGGGATATGGAGTACCTAAGGAAGGTTGGCGCATCTGTCTGGCACACGAGTTCAAGGAGAAGAGAAAACCCTTTCAAGCAAAAGATGTATCGCTGTCCAACGTCTTTGAGCACGTCGGCCTTGGAATCAG GTATCTCAAATGGTGGTACAAGAAGACTCAGGTGGAAAAAAAGGCTCCATTCATTGATATGTTTCGTGCCCAACCCCTACGACAAATATATG GTGCTCCACTCGGCGGTATCGGAGGAGGTACCATCACAAGAGGTTGGAGGGGCGAGTTCTGTAGATGGCAACTGAACCCTGGGATGTACCACTACAAAACTGTCACAGCCAATCAG TTCACAGTGTGTTTGCGTCGTGGAGGACAAACAGTCTACCAACAGGTGCTATCTGTAGAGCGTCCGCCCACGTTACAAGGCTGGAACTGGGGCTACTGCGGAGAGTACGCCTTCTACCACGCCTTGTACCCCCGTGCCTGGACCGTCTACCATCTTCCAGGACAGAATGTCACCCTCACCTGCCGACAGGTTTCCCCGGTCATCCCGCACGACTACCAG GACTCCAGTCTGCCAGTGGCAGTATTTGTGTGGGACATAGAGAACAAGAACGACTACGCTCTAGATGTCTCCATCATGTTCACCATGGTCAACGGGTCGGGACACAAGGATGACAAGAGCGGGGGACACTGGAACGAACCATTCCACCtggagaaggagggggaggcaGTGTCTGGGGTCTTGCTACATCACTGCACTACAGTGAACCCTTATACTCTGTGCATCGCGGCCCGAGAGCAG CCTGACAGGGAAATCAGTCATCAGACAGCGTTCAGTCCAAAGGGAACCTGCAGCGGTTTGTGGAGTGACCTCATCAATGATGGACGGCTGGACTCTCCGACAG GCTCCAGCCCCCCGACACCCAAGGGAGAGAAGGTCGCAGCAGCGCTGGCTGTGAGCTGCTCCGTGCCGGCTCAGAGCCACAATACACTGGAGTTCTGCCTGGCATGGGACATGCCCAAAATCACCTTCGGGTCTAGGGAGAGGGAGCATATCAG GAGGTATACTCGTTACTATGGAACCAACGGGGATGCGTCGCCCTCCCTCAGTCACTACGCTCTAACACGCTACAAACAGTGGGAGAAGAGCATTGAGGAGTGGCAAAGACCCATACTGCAGGACAG TTCTCTCCCCTCCTGGTACAAGTCAGCCCTGTTCAATGAGTTGTACTTTGTGGCGGATGGAGGGACGGTGTGGACGGAGCTACCAGAGGATGCTGATGTCAGTGGCGGCATGCGAAGCGAGAACGGGGGGCTGCCAGCTCAACCTGCTGTCATCAAGGAGTACGGTCGCTTTGCCTACCTAGAAG GTCAGGAGTACAGGATGTACAACACATACGACGTGCACTTCTATGCTTCTTTTGCACTTATCATGCTGTGGCCCAAACTTGCCTTGAGTGTGCAATATGATATCG CTGGCAGTGTGGTTCAGAGGGACCCAACAGAGAGACTCCATCTGATGAGTGGGGTGTGTTCTCCCGTCAAGGCCAAAAACGTGGTGCCTCACGATATCGGAGACCCAG ATGACGAGCCATGGCAAAGGGTGAATGCCTACCTCATTCATGACACTGCAGACTGGAAGGACCTGAACCTGAAGTTTGTCCTGCAGGTCTACAGGGACTTTCATATCACCCAGGACAGCCAGTATCTGCAGGACATGTGGCCCATCTGCCAG GCGGTGATGGAGTCAGAGATAAAGTTTGACCTAGATGGAGACGGCCTGATAGAGAACTCCGGATATGCTGACCAGACCTACGACGGCTGGACAGTGACTGGACCAAG tgCGTACTGTGGTGGGTTGTGGTTGGCGTcattgtgtgtgatgtgtaagATGGCCAGACTGGTGGACAAAGAGGAGACATACCAACATTACAGAGACATCCTGGACAGAGGCAGCGCCGCTTTTGATAAACTGCTATGGAACG GCAAGTACTACAACTATGACAGCAGTGGGAGAGATCTGTCTAACAGTGTCATGTCTGACCAGTGTGCTGGCCACTGGTTCCTGAGGGCGTCTGGGCTGGGAGACGAAGACTACCAG gCTTTTCCAAAAGAAAAGATCATCAGTGCATTAAAATCAGTCTTTGACTTGAATGTAATGAGCTTTGCTGGAGGCCAGATGGGTGCAGTTAATGGTATGCGCCCAGAAGGAGTGCCTGATCGCTCCAGCGTCCAGTCAGATGAGGTTTGGATTGGAGTGGTGTATGGACTGGCAGCCACTATGATCCAtgag GGTATGCGGGAGGAAGGAATGCGCACAGCAGAGGGTTGCTACCGGACTGTGTGGGAGAGGTTGGGCATGGCCTTCCAGACCCCTGAAGCCTACTGTGAGAAGGGTATCTATCGCTCTCTGGCCTACATGAGGCCTCTAAGCGTCTGGGCCATGCAGCTGGCCCTGAACACTTCACACAAGGATCAGACCACATCGTCTCAAACTGGAGCCACGGACAAGGAGCAGGGACAGGATTTGAGAGAAAATCAGAGCTAG